The proteins below come from a single Chryseobacterium bernardetii genomic window:
- a CDS encoding DUF4274 domain-containing protein, whose product MEITFTKKNKNNVNNAIEGTKSYKKLTSEEWHQFVLNYNYDNGNEPFEWLIKQKICDKGTALCLYWHLQPDFYCHSRNADTENIADNDYILIKEIEKRFAEGFYEQELFAFDPRKEFLKSETNVSCIPKIMQEKTTGNLFERIDVEFAFLRNPDEKELKTIDKKIKDAISILNITNPGFQLTSDVQETISEIKNSVEHLKGKDLGKLKIESLSFLWLDCLCKQYNWTWIIWDWETGKKIGVSNKSKALTCLSDTIIRHTIDGFQPTSIISELFMNLNGVERIIDLKTDLYSGIGLLFSSDHLKFQE is encoded by the coding sequence ATGGAAATTACATTTACGAAGAAAAATAAAAACAACGTTAATAATGCAATCGAAGGTACAAAGTCATATAAAAAGCTAACTTCTGAAGAATGGCATCAATTTGTTTTAAATTACAATTATGATAACGGAAATGAACCTTTTGAATGGTTAATTAAACAGAAAATTTGTGACAAAGGAACTGCACTTTGTCTTTATTGGCATTTACAACCAGATTTTTATTGTCACAGCAGAAATGCAGATACAGAGAACATTGCTGATAACGACTATATTCTCATCAAAGAAATTGAAAAAAGATTTGCGGAGGGATTTTATGAACAAGAACTTTTCGCATTTGACCCCAGAAAAGAATTTCTAAAATCTGAAACTAATGTTTCTTGTATTCCTAAAATAATGCAGGAAAAAACAACCGGAAATTTGTTTGAAAGAATTGACGTTGAATTTGCTTTTCTGAGAAATCCTGACGAAAAAGAGTTAAAGACCATTGATAAGAAAATAAAAGATGCCATTTCAATACTGAATATCACTAATCCCGGCTTTCAACTTACTTCAGATGTTCAGGAAACAATTAGTGAGATAAAGAATAGTGTTGAACATTTGAAAGGAAAAGATTTAGGAAAATTAAAAATTGAAAGTCTGTCATTTCTATGGCTGGACTGTTTATGTAAGCAATATAATTGGACTTGGATCATTTGGGACTGGGAAACAGGTAAAAAGATTGGTGTATCAAATAAGAGCAAAGCATTAACTTGCTTGTCTGATACAATTATTAGACATACCATTGATGGATTTCAGCCAACAAGCATAATTTCTGAACTTTTTATGAATTTAAATGGAGTTGAACGAATCATTGATCTGAAAACAGACCTTTATAGTGGTATTGGATTATTATTTTCCTCTGATCATTTAAAATTCCAGGAATAG